A window of Sphingobacterium sp. lm-10 contains these coding sequences:
- the cysS gene encoding cysteine--tRNA ligase encodes MLQHNLSLYNTLTRKKEKFEPIHPNLVGMYVCGPTVYGDVHLGNCRTFVSFDLIFRYLCHLGYKVRYVRNITDAGHLEGDNDEGDDKFAKKAKLEQLEPMEIVQKYTIGFHDVLRLFNTLPPSIEPTATGHISEQIEMVQQIIDNGYAYEVNGTVYFDVDRYTKEHNYTILTNRNLDDLLNNTRELGGQDEKRNRLDFALWIKAKPEHIMRWPAPWSVGFPGWHIECSAMSRKYLGDQFDIHGGGMDLAATHHTNEIAQSQACNHTTPSKYWMHTNMLTVNGARMSKSAGNGFLPGQLFTGNHPLLQRGYSPMAVRFFMLQAHYRSTLDFSNEALDAADKGFKRLLAAINLLDKITPSKKSTIPSLDELQERSYAALDDDFNSPVLIAELFEVVRIINSVYDGKMTISEEDHSKLKSYIQAFVFDILGLKDDQSGTEDGSADGLMQLIIKIRNEAKTNKDFATSDRIRDELNALGIQLKDSKDGTLWNKI; translated from the coding sequence ATGTTACAGCATAATCTATCGCTCTATAATACGCTTACCCGTAAGAAAGAAAAGTTTGAGCCCATACATCCGAATTTGGTAGGGATGTATGTATGTGGCCCTACCGTATATGGTGATGTGCATTTAGGCAATTGCCGTACTTTTGTATCATTCGATTTGATCTTCCGGTACTTGTGTCACTTAGGTTACAAAGTGCGTTATGTACGCAACATCACCGATGCTGGGCATTTAGAGGGCGATAATGATGAGGGCGATGACAAGTTTGCGAAGAAAGCTAAGCTCGAGCAATTGGAACCGATGGAGATTGTACAGAAATACACCATAGGATTTCATGACGTGCTGCGCTTGTTCAATACACTTCCGCCAAGCATCGAACCTACTGCTACTGGCCACATCTCGGAACAAATTGAGATGGTGCAGCAGATCATCGACAATGGCTATGCATATGAGGTAAATGGTACGGTGTACTTTGATGTAGATCGCTATACCAAGGAGCACAATTATACCATTCTCACGAATCGTAACCTGGATGACCTGTTGAACAATACGCGGGAGCTTGGAGGGCAAGATGAGAAACGTAACCGGCTCGATTTTGCACTGTGGATCAAAGCCAAGCCAGAGCACATCATGCGTTGGCCTGCACCATGGAGCGTAGGATTTCCAGGTTGGCATATAGAATGTTCAGCGATGAGCCGCAAGTACTTAGGGGATCAGTTTGATATTCATGGCGGCGGTATGGATTTGGCGGCTACACACCATACCAATGAAATTGCTCAGTCTCAGGCTTGTAATCATACCACGCCATCCAAATACTGGATGCATACCAATATGCTCACCGTAAATGGCGCGCGGATGTCCAAATCTGCTGGTAACGGGTTTTTGCCAGGTCAGCTGTTTACAGGAAATCATCCGTTATTGCAACGCGGTTATTCTCCGATGGCGGTAAGATTCTTTATGCTGCAAGCGCATTATCGGAGCACCTTAGACTTTTCTAATGAAGCCTTGGATGCCGCTGATAAAGGTTTCAAAAGGCTATTGGCTGCAATAAACCTTTTAGATAAGATTACGCCCAGCAAAAAATCGACGATTCCTAGTTTGGACGAACTTCAGGAGCGCAGCTATGCCGCGCTGGATGATGATTTCAATAGCCCGGTATTAATCGCTGAACTGTTTGAAGTCGTTCGCATCATCAACTCTGTGTACGACGGTAAAATGACGATTTCGGAAGAGGATCATAGCAAACTAAAGTCCTATATCCAGGCATTTGTCTTCGACATACTGGGACTTAAAGACGATCAGTCGGGTACAGAAGATGGTAGCGCAGATGGCTTGATGCAATTGATCATTAAGATCCGTAACGAGGCTAAAACAAACAAAGATTTTGCCACATCGGATCGTATTCGTGATGAGTTGAACGCTCTGGGCATCCAATTGAAAGATAGTAAAGACGGCACACTTTGGAATAAAATTTGA
- a CDS encoding DUF4440 domain-containing protein translates to MKFLNAAAFLISLLITGIAYGQLPNKVGSLISVDRSAANLSNRQSPHAGLVSIVDKESSFFVPSSVNALNYLNNRPNLPDVLSWEPNFALVSRSMDWGVTSGPLQYQRTGAIKRYGQYVTIWRRDKKGNWRVHVRAEVENYGKQKAADLEYFEPDDKDYLKHRSMVRLNQREEVVFQTDKLFSHVLKADTRTGYEEFLADDVRYYFPWQPEIIGRKNVISMFTKERIEIDTEPEQVGRAYSGEFAYTSGTATVGLKDKVVKFNYIRVWQLKNDYQWKIILEMMFER, encoded by the coding sequence ATGAAGTTTTTAAACGCAGCAGCGTTCTTAATAAGTCTGTTGATTACGGGTATTGCATACGGGCAATTGCCTAATAAGGTAGGTAGTCTCATTTCGGTAGACCGTAGCGCTGCAAACCTATCCAACAGGCAGAGTCCGCATGCTGGATTAGTGTCGATAGTAGATAAGGAATCCTCGTTTTTTGTGCCTTCATCTGTGAATGCACTCAATTATCTCAACAATCGCCCAAATCTTCCAGATGTATTGAGCTGGGAACCAAATTTTGCGTTAGTATCGCGAAGTATGGATTGGGGTGTCACTTCTGGACCATTACAATACCAACGTACTGGCGCTATTAAGCGCTATGGACAATATGTAACCATTTGGCGACGGGATAAAAAAGGTAATTGGCGGGTACACGTACGTGCTGAAGTAGAGAATTACGGTAAGCAAAAAGCGGCTGATTTGGAATACTTCGAACCAGACGATAAAGATTATTTGAAACACCGCTCCATGGTGCGCTTGAATCAACGTGAAGAGGTTGTTTTTCAGACCGACAAACTTTTTTCCCACGTTCTGAAAGCAGATACACGTACGGGATATGAAGAATTCCTGGCGGACGATGTTCGTTATTATTTTCCTTGGCAGCCAGAAATCATTGGTAGAAAAAATGTGATTTCGATGTTTACCAAAGAACGCATTGAAATCGATACCGAACCAGAACAGGTTGGTCGTGCCTATAGTGGTGAATTTGCGTATACCTCTGGCACAGCGACGGTAGGATTAAAAGATAAGGTAGTCAAATTCAATTATATCCGGGTTTGGCAATTAAAAAATGATTACCAGTGGAAGATCATCCTAGAGATGATGTTCGAAAGATAA